A stretch of the Bacillus anthracis str. Vollum genome encodes the following:
- the ypwA gene encoding carboxypeptidase: MTVATYEVEKQFLTYVKKIQNYGEALSLMFWDLRTGAPKKGVDQRSEVIGMLSSEVFAMSTSDEMGNYLTELEALISEDKLSETTKKMVEECRKEYDRNKKIPQAEYEAYVKLEAKAESVWEEAREKSDFEMFRPYLEQIVEFKKKFITYWGYETYKYNTLLDMYEPGITVEVLDHVFGQLRERIVPLVKEISESQKRLKTSALSEHFSKEKQKNFTLELLKQLNYDFEAGRLDETVHPFEITLNRGDVRITTRYDEKDFRMAVFGTIHECGHAVYEQNIAEKFEGTPLCSGTSMGIHESQSLFFENFIGRNKSFWKKNYDLLKEYSDGQFNDISVDEFYDAINESKPSFIRIEADELTYPLHVMVRYELEKELFDGTLQVKDLPAAWNDKMEAYLGIRPANDAQGVLQDVHWAGGSFGYFPSYALGYMYAAQFKQRMVKDIPNFDALLEEGNVTPIREWLTENIHQYGKTKKPLEILEDVTGEGLNANYLADYLEAKYREIYEL; the protein is encoded by the coding sequence ATGACAGTAGCTACATATGAAGTAGAAAAACAATTTTTAACATATGTAAAGAAGATACAAAATTACGGAGAAGCGTTAAGCTTAATGTTTTGGGACTTGAGAACAGGAGCGCCTAAAAAAGGTGTAGATCAGCGTTCAGAAGTAATTGGCATGCTTTCATCAGAAGTATTTGCCATGTCGACTTCAGATGAGATGGGGAACTATTTAACAGAGCTTGAAGCTTTAATAAGTGAAGACAAACTTTCTGAAACGACGAAGAAAATGGTTGAAGAGTGTCGTAAAGAATATGATAGAAATAAGAAAATTCCACAAGCGGAATACGAAGCGTATGTGAAATTAGAAGCGAAAGCGGAAAGTGTGTGGGAAGAAGCTCGCGAAAAATCTGATTTCGAAATGTTCCGTCCGTATTTAGAACAAATAGTTGAATTTAAAAAGAAGTTCATTACATATTGGGGTTACGAAACATATAAATATAATACATTATTAGATATGTATGAGCCGGGTATTACGGTAGAAGTGTTAGATCACGTATTTGGTCAACTTCGTGAGCGTATCGTTCCGCTCGTAAAAGAAATATCAGAGTCGCAAAAAAGATTAAAGACAAGTGCTTTATCAGAACATTTTTCAAAAGAAAAACAAAAAAACTTTACATTAGAGCTATTAAAGCAATTAAATTATGACTTTGAAGCAGGTCGTCTTGATGAAACAGTACATCCATTTGAGATCACATTAAATAGAGGGGATGTTCGTATTACGACACGCTATGACGAAAAAGATTTCCGTATGGCTGTGTTTGGAACAATTCATGAATGTGGTCATGCTGTATATGAACAAAATATTGCAGAGAAATTTGAAGGTACACCGCTATGTAGTGGAACATCTATGGGTATTCATGAGTCACAATCATTATTCTTTGAGAACTTTATCGGTCGTAATAAATCATTCTGGAAGAAAAATTATGATTTATTAAAAGAGTATAGCGATGGTCAATTCAATGATATATCAGTAGATGAGTTTTATGATGCAATAAATGAATCGAAGCCTTCATTTATTCGCATAGAAGCAGATGAGCTTACATATCCGCTTCACGTTATGGTTCGTTATGAACTTGAGAAAGAGTTATTTGATGGCACATTACAAGTGAAGGATTTACCAGCGGCTTGGAACGATAAAATGGAAGCATATTTAGGAATTCGTCCGGCTAACGATGCACAAGGCGTGTTACAAGATGTTCACTGGGCTGGTGGTTCATTTGGATACTTCCCATCTTATGCGCTTGGTTATATGTATGCAGCGCAATTTAAGCAAAGAATGGTAAAAGACATTCCGAACTTTGATGCATTATTAGAAGAAGGAAACGTAACGCCAATTCGTGAATGGTTAACAGAAAACATTCACCAATACGGTAAAACGAAAAAGCCACTTGAAATTTTAGAAGATGTAACAGGTGAAGGATTGAATGCAAATTACTTAGCGGATTATTTAGAAGCGAAGTATAGAGAGATTTACGAGTTATAA
- a CDS encoding DUF418 domain-containing protein, which translates to MTQNISQGERIHSIDIIRGIAVLGIFLVNWPIIAGIDSRDLSGVYEGLDSYIRLFYDMFIQTKFYTIFSFLFGLGFYIFMTRAEAKTDRPKTLFVRRLLILLLFGFLHYVLLWDGDILHSYAIAGFFLFLFYKRKPRTILIWAIVLLSIFQFLMLIATIGIAFMPKEELGLSLPIMPLEDWVSQIQNRFHAFYANGIGLNVSMLPETVGLFLLGLYAGKKDIFRRTKELDPKLKKWQIIMFVLTLPFWFFMVRYFLSTSSYEPLYMQGLAMFSGKTLFIFYIFTLMRLLQKEKWQTLLRPFQYVGRMALTNYISHTIVTLLVFGLLLKSYYPAPLWVGPLFCVGFYTLQIFISRWWLSRYQYGPLEYIWHLGTYGKMMPLKKKSKVS; encoded by the coding sequence ATGACACAAAATATTTCACAAGGCGAGAGGATACACTCCATCGATATTATTAGAGGAATAGCTGTACTAGGTATTTTTCTTGTTAACTGGCCCATTATCGCTGGGATTGACTCACGTGATCTTTCAGGAGTTTACGAGGGGCTAGATAGCTATATCCGTCTATTTTACGATATGTTCATTCAAACAAAGTTTTATACTATCTTTTCATTTTTATTCGGCCTAGGCTTTTACATCTTTATGACTCGTGCTGAAGCAAAAACAGATCGACCAAAAACTTTATTTGTTCGTCGTTTACTTATTTTATTATTATTTGGTTTCTTACATTACGTTCTTTTATGGGACGGAGACATTTTACATAGTTATGCAATCGCTGGATTTTTCTTATTTTTATTTTATAAGAGAAAACCTCGTACTATTTTAATATGGGCAATCGTTTTATTAAGTATTTTTCAATTTCTTATGCTAATCGCTACTATTGGTATTGCCTTCATGCCAAAGGAGGAACTTGGGTTATCCTTACCAATCATGCCACTTGAAGACTGGGTGTCACAAATACAAAATCGTTTCCATGCTTTTTATGCTAATGGAATTGGACTAAATGTATCAATGCTCCCAGAAACAGTTGGGCTATTTTTACTCGGTTTATATGCCGGTAAAAAAGACATTTTCCGCCGCACGAAAGAGTTAGATCCAAAGCTAAAAAAATGGCAAATCATTATGTTTGTTTTAACATTACCGTTTTGGTTCTTTATGGTTCGTTATTTCTTATCAACATCGTCATATGAACCACTTTATATGCAAGGGCTTGCAATGTTTAGCGGAAAAACATTATTCATCTTCTATATTTTCACTCTTATGCGTTTATTACAAAAAGAAAAATGGCAAACATTATTACGTCCCTTCCAGTACGTTGGTCGAATGGCATTAACAAACTACATTTCACATACAATTGTTACGTTACTTGTATTTGGTCTATTGCTTAAAAGTTATTATCCAGCTCCATTATGGGTAGGACCACTATTTTGCGTCGGTTTCTACACGTTACAAATCTTTATTAGCCGCTGGTGGCTGTCACGTTATCAATACGGGCCACTTGAGTACATTTGGCATCTTGGTACGTACGGGAAAATGATGCCACTTAAAAAGAAAAGCAAGGTCTCATAA
- a CDS encoding DUF3931 domain-containing protein, whose product MDNNEKKCNVISIDGKKKKSDTYAYPKLVVENKTYEFSSFVLCGETPDGRRLVLTHMISTDEFAGFVKSLDTVLQKKIERIFFS is encoded by the coding sequence ATGGACAACAATGAGAAAAAATGCAACGTCATCTCTATTGATGGAAAGAAAAAGAAGAGCGACACATATGCCTATCCAAAATTAGTAGTAGAAAACAAAACATATGAATTTTCTTCATTCGTCTTATGCGGTGAAACACCAGACGGCAGACGACTCGTTCTTACTCATATGATTTCTACCGATGAATTTGCTGGGTTTGTCAAATCTTTAGATACGGTACTACAAAAGAAAATTGAACGAATCTTTTTTTCATAA
- a CDS encoding xanthine phosphoribosyltransferase translates to MKVLQEKILNEGKVLSGDVLKVDAFLNHQIDPVLMQEIGKEFAKRFKEENITKIVTIESSGIAPAVMAALELGVKVIFARKRKSLTLQDNMYVANVYSFTKQETNEISLSRNHIDESDRVLIIDDFLANGQAALGLMSLVEQAGASIAGIGIVIEKAFQDGGKKLREQGIRVESLAEIASLDNNAVTFVQQETAEVK, encoded by the coding sequence ATGAAAGTATTACAAGAAAAGATTTTGAACGAAGGAAAGGTTTTATCTGGTGATGTATTAAAGGTAGATGCATTTTTAAATCACCAAATTGATCCAGTACTTATGCAAGAAATCGGAAAAGAATTTGCTAAACGTTTTAAAGAAGAGAACATTACAAAAATCGTGACGATTGAATCTTCAGGGATTGCACCAGCAGTTATGGCTGCATTAGAGCTTGGTGTAAAAGTAATCTTTGCTAGAAAGCGTAAATCGTTAACGTTACAAGATAATATGTATGTTGCAAACGTATATTCATTTACAAAACAAGAAACGAATGAAATTTCGTTATCTCGAAATCATATTGATGAAAGTGATCGCGTTTTAATTATTGATGACTTTTTAGCAAACGGTCAGGCTGCTTTAGGTTTAATGAGCCTAGTAGAGCAAGCTGGAGCAAGTATTGCAGGAATTGGTATTGTTATTGAAAAAGCATTTCAAGATGGAGGAAAGAAGCTTCGTGAACAAGGAATTCGTGTTGAGTCACTAGCAGAAATTGCATCACTTGATAATAACGCAGTTACATTTGTACAGCAAGAAACTGCGGAGGTGAAATAA
- the pbuX gene encoding xanthine permease PbuX has protein sequence MKQHPFKIASLGMQHMLAMYAGAIIVPLIVGGGLGLNQKELTYLVSIDLLMCGVATILQALSNRFFGIGLPVVLGCTFTAVGPMIAIGKQYGVSSIYGAIIAAGLFVVIFAKLFGKLVKLFPPVVTGSVVTVIGVTLVPAAINDMAGGVGSKDFGSLENLALAFGVLLFIIIMYRFFDGFIRSISILLGLLFGTIVAAFMGKVSLQAVGEADWFHGIQPFYFGTPTFELTPIITMILVACVGIVEATGVYFALSDICNKKIGEKELTKGYRAEGLAMVLGGIFNAFPYTTYSQNVGLVQLTGVRNRVIIYTCGGMLIALGFIPKIAAITTIIPKSVLGGAMLAMFGMVMAYGIKMLSSVDFGRQENLLIVACSVGIGLGVTVVPTLFSQLPESIRILTDNGIVLGSASAVLLNIVFNMVPQRKVKVKDEPVPMQSAVREA, from the coding sequence ATGAAGCAACATCCATTTAAAATCGCATCGCTTGGTATGCAGCATATGCTTGCTATGTATGCTGGCGCAATTATCGTTCCGCTTATTGTGGGCGGCGGACTTGGTTTAAATCAAAAAGAGTTAACATATTTAGTCTCAATTGATTTATTAATGTGCGGCGTTGCGACAATTTTACAAGCATTATCAAATCGCTTTTTCGGTATTGGACTCCCAGTTGTACTAGGTTGTACATTTACAGCCGTTGGGCCGATGATTGCAATCGGAAAACAATACGGCGTGTCTTCTATTTATGGAGCAATTATTGCTGCGGGGTTATTCGTTGTTATTTTTGCGAAATTATTTGGAAAGCTTGTAAAACTGTTTCCTCCTGTTGTAACAGGATCTGTCGTTACCGTAATTGGAGTTACACTTGTTCCAGCAGCAATTAATGATATGGCTGGAGGAGTAGGAAGTAAGGATTTCGGTAGTCTTGAAAATTTAGCATTAGCATTTGGTGTGTTACTATTTATTATCATTATGTATCGTTTCTTCGACGGGTTTATTCGTTCAATCTCTATTTTACTAGGTCTTTTATTCGGTACAATTGTTGCAGCATTTATGGGGAAAGTAAGCTTGCAAGCGGTTGGAGAAGCAGATTGGTTCCATGGTATTCAGCCATTTTACTTCGGTACACCAACGTTTGAATTAACGCCAATTATTACGATGATTCTAGTTGCTTGCGTAGGGATTGTAGAAGCAACAGGTGTATACTTTGCATTATCTGATATTTGCAATAAAAAGATTGGTGAAAAAGAATTAACAAAAGGTTATCGTGCAGAAGGGTTAGCAATGGTGTTAGGTGGTATTTTCAACGCCTTCCCATATACAACATACTCTCAAAACGTAGGGCTTGTTCAATTAACTGGAGTAAGAAATCGCGTGATTATTTATACTTGTGGTGGTATGTTAATCGCTCTTGGATTCATTCCAAAAATCGCAGCGATTACAACAATTATTCCGAAATCGGTACTTGGCGGTGCGATGTTAGCGATGTTCGGTATGGTAATGGCATATGGTATTAAAATGTTAAGTAGCGTTGATTTTGGAAGACAAGAAAACTTATTAATCGTTGCATGTTCTGTTGGAATCGGGCTAGGAGTTACTGTCGTTCCTACATTATTCTCACAACTTCCAGAAAGCATTCGTATTTTAACAGATAACGGAATCGTACTTGGAAGTGCGTCAGCAGTACTTTTAAATATCGTATTTAATATGGTGCCGCAGCGTAAAGTGAAAGTAAAGGATGAACCAGTTCCGATGCAAAGTGCGGTAAGAGAAGCGTAA
- a CDS encoding GNAT family N-acetyltransferase, producing MDYTYTVMTQEEAEEIAYNWHYEGKYSFYDIEADEEDLAEFLHDESRGDHTFSVKENGTLIGYFTVCKITDGTVDIGLGIRPNITGNGFGLQFINAILAFSKEKYGCNYITLSVATFNKRAIKVYKRAGFEAVGTFIQKTNGSCFEFLKMNYICKNN from the coding sequence ATGGACTATACATATACAGTAATGACACAAGAAGAAGCAGAAGAAATTGCATACAATTGGCATTATGAAGGGAAATATTCCTTTTACGATATAGAGGCAGATGAAGAAGATTTAGCCGAATTTTTACATGATGAGAGTAGAGGGGATCATACATTTTCTGTGAAGGAAAATGGCACTCTCATTGGTTATTTTACTGTTTGTAAAATAACTGATGGAACGGTTGATATAGGTCTTGGAATAAGACCTAATATAACTGGGAATGGATTTGGTTTACAGTTCATAAATGCTATACTAGCTTTTAGTAAAGAAAAATATGGATGTAATTATATAACACTATCAGTAGCTACATTTAATAAAAGAGCGATTAAAGTATATAAAAGGGCAGGGTTTGAAGCAGTTGGAACGTTTATACAGAAAACAAATGGTAGTTGTTTTGAGTTTTTGAAAATGAATTACATATGTAAAAATAACTAA
- a CDS encoding dynamin family protein, which produces MTNIVQTNGMKKLVCFYEEWQKHGDAENSLKLFEVIQKYKREQLMIAFCGHFSAGKSTMMNHLYKAQLLPTSPIPTSANVVKIEKGSDRVVVTIKSGEQYEYDGAYSAEELKQICKDGDEVIGVHIYRNDAPIPEGVMLVDTPGIDSTDDAHQLATESTLHLADVIFYMMDYNHVQSEVNLQFVKELKQRNKTVYLVVNQIDKHKENELSFADYRDSVKQSFSNWDIEVDGVYYTSLRMMNHPHNEIENLETLITSIMKEKEQYVRDGMERETEYLMGEHVSFILSENEKALLKYEEELASPLSISEIVEKKEGLTETKHREASKESHVRNEFIKGLQAILDNAYLMPFEMRELANAYLETKLTKFKVGLLFAKGKTEQEKQRRLDAFYSALQKTVETQLDFHVKEFIVAFLKEEGLFTEEIGKDIYALEIAFGPEMLAEVIKQGAGFTGDYLLLYTADVANELKKRYFTKAQQIFDKSAVVLKKKVKEAVARIEEEIETYTMLQTAKETKLQYSNNLETYESYLQNVWHERVATPEGLQIEEILQSEKQIVSEKFTLQAQEVVNDNVAAHEEEIKGTAALNIQRILEKVKEAETILEPLPALKHVQQEIIEKRRRVETKQFTVALFGAFSAGKSSFANALLGEKVLPVSPNPTTATINQILPVTEEKPHGTVMVQFKSKQALLEDMKAVYKLFHYEITTLDEALAQIDKVMKYPSPTGKQKTTFSFLRAVQKGYDTVSTHLGEQVQVTLEEFSDYVANEEKSCFVEYMELYYDCALTRQGVALVDTPGADSINARHTDVAFQYIKNADAILFVTYYNHVFSRADREFLIQLGRVKDTFALDKMFFLINAADLAESEEELEMVKGYIADQLLQYGIRNPRLFAISSLCALEEKQGKNIGKEKYGILQNSGIAKLEESFTSFMMRDLMLVSVHALYGALQGAGHLLVNMINGAKQGNEEKEKQTKKYEAERDQLLHIISSYSVLAEEQAMQNEVKELLYYVQQRLFLRYNDVFTEFINPASLRTDGNVKVQLQQCVMELVAFIQHDLLQEMRATSLRLEKWIDETMKRAKNEIVVSCKVENESISMNGTVEYEYKDITHKEPFPSVEIKDFKKALAHFKNEKSFFEKNDKAFMQEDAKSVLEPLVSNYVADEKDLFIHHYKQEWDLKWDLFQKVMQQDVMNYYESVLFALAATIDVSLYEQSKEQLQKQLVEIEKEIYVM; this is translated from the coding sequence ATGACAAACATAGTACAGACAAACGGTATGAAAAAACTTGTTTGTTTTTATGAAGAGTGGCAAAAACACGGCGATGCAGAGAATAGCTTAAAGTTGTTTGAAGTGATTCAAAAATATAAACGAGAGCAGCTTATGATAGCATTCTGCGGTCACTTCTCAGCAGGGAAATCTACGATGATGAATCATCTATATAAAGCGCAGTTGTTACCGACAAGTCCAATTCCGACAAGCGCTAACGTCGTTAAAATTGAAAAGGGGTCTGATCGTGTTGTTGTAACGATTAAATCTGGAGAGCAGTACGAATATGACGGTGCATATTCAGCAGAAGAATTAAAACAAATTTGTAAAGATGGCGATGAGGTAATTGGTGTTCATATTTATCGGAATGATGCTCCAATTCCTGAAGGTGTTATGTTAGTTGATACACCAGGAATTGATTCAACAGATGATGCCCATCAACTAGCGACAGAATCAACGCTGCATCTAGCAGACGTAATTTTTTATATGATGGATTATAATCACGTCCAATCGGAAGTGAATTTACAATTTGTTAAAGAATTGAAACAACGTAATAAAACGGTTTATCTCGTTGTAAATCAAATAGATAAACATAAAGAAAATGAATTATCGTTTGCGGATTATAGAGATAGTGTAAAACAATCGTTCTCTAACTGGGATATTGAAGTAGATGGAGTTTATTATACATCATTACGAATGATGAACCATCCACATAATGAAATTGAAAACCTAGAAACGTTAATTACTTCTATTATGAAAGAAAAAGAGCAGTATGTAAGAGATGGAATGGAGCGAGAAACAGAATATTTAATGGGAGAACATGTCTCGTTTATTCTTTCTGAAAATGAAAAAGCTCTTTTGAAATATGAGGAAGAGTTAGCATCACCGCTTTCTATTTCAGAGATAGTTGAAAAGAAAGAAGGGCTAACTGAAACGAAACATCGAGAGGCTAGTAAAGAGTCTCATGTGAGAAACGAATTTATAAAAGGCTTACAAGCTATATTAGATAACGCGTATTTAATGCCGTTTGAAATGAGAGAATTGGCAAATGCGTACTTAGAAACGAAATTAACAAAATTTAAAGTTGGTTTGCTATTTGCGAAAGGAAAGACTGAGCAAGAAAAACAGAGACGTTTAGATGCTTTTTATTCAGCTTTACAAAAGACGGTTGAAACGCAACTGGATTTTCATGTGAAAGAATTTATTGTTGCCTTCTTAAAAGAAGAAGGGTTGTTTACAGAGGAAATTGGGAAAGACATATATGCTCTAGAGATTGCCTTCGGACCAGAAATGTTAGCCGAAGTAATTAAACAAGGTGCAGGTTTCACAGGTGATTACTTACTTCTTTATACAGCGGATGTAGCGAATGAACTGAAGAAACGTTATTTTACAAAAGCACAACAAATTTTTGATAAAAGTGCAGTCGTTTTAAAGAAAAAGGTAAAGGAAGCAGTTGCTCGTATTGAAGAAGAGATTGAAACATATACGATGTTGCAAACGGCAAAAGAAACAAAATTGCAATACAGTAACAATTTGGAGACGTATGAAAGTTATTTACAAAATGTTTGGCATGAGCGTGTTGCTACGCCAGAAGGGTTGCAAATAGAAGAGATATTGCAAAGTGAAAAACAAATTGTTAGTGAGAAATTCACATTACAAGCGCAGGAAGTTGTAAATGATAACGTAGCGGCTCATGAGGAAGAGATAAAAGGAACGGCAGCTTTAAATATTCAGCGTATATTAGAGAAAGTGAAGGAAGCTGAAACGATATTAGAGCCATTGCCAGCGCTAAAACATGTACAACAAGAGATAATAGAAAAAAGGCGCCGTGTGGAAACGAAACAATTTACAGTAGCGTTATTCGGAGCTTTTAGTGCTGGGAAATCATCATTTGCCAATGCATTGCTTGGTGAGAAGGTACTTCCTGTATCACCAAATCCGACGACGGCAACGATTAATCAAATTTTGCCGGTTACAGAGGAAAAACCACACGGAACAGTAATGGTTCAATTTAAATCAAAGCAAGCCTTATTAGAAGATATGAAAGCTGTTTATAAGCTGTTTCATTATGAGATTACTACGTTAGATGAAGCGTTAGCACAAATTGATAAAGTTATGAAATATCCTTCACCAACTGGGAAGCAAAAAACAACATTTAGCTTTTTACGAGCGGTACAAAAAGGATATGATACGGTTTCTACGCATTTAGGTGAGCAAGTACAAGTTACATTAGAAGAGTTTTCTGATTATGTAGCGAATGAAGAAAAATCATGTTTTGTTGAGTATATGGAGCTATATTATGATTGTGCTTTAACAAGGCAAGGGGTAGCGCTTGTAGACACACCTGGAGCGGATTCTATTAACGCCCGCCATACAGACGTTGCGTTCCAGTATATTAAAAACGCAGATGCTATTTTATTTGTAACGTATTATAATCACGTGTTTTCTCGTGCTGACCGTGAATTTTTAATTCAGCTTGGTCGTGTAAAGGATACTTTTGCTCTTGATAAAATGTTCTTCTTAATTAATGCGGCCGATTTAGCAGAGTCTGAAGAAGAACTTGAAATGGTAAAAGGTTATATCGCAGACCAGCTACTGCAATACGGTATTAGAAATCCACGTTTATTTGCAATTTCAAGTTTATGTGCGCTTGAAGAGAAACAAGGAAAAAATATTGGAAAAGAGAAGTACGGTATTTTACAAAACTCTGGGATTGCTAAGTTGGAGGAATCATTTACATCCTTTATGATGAGGGATTTAATGCTCGTATCTGTTCATGCTTTATATGGTGCACTGCAAGGGGCAGGTCACCTGTTAGTAAATATGATAAATGGTGCAAAGCAGGGGAATGAAGAGAAAGAGAAGCAAACGAAAAAATATGAAGCAGAGCGTGATCAACTACTTCATATTATTTCATCATATAGTGTGCTTGCTGAAGAACAGGCGATGCAAAATGAAGTGAAAGAATTGCTTTATTACGTACAACAACGACTATTCCTACGTTATAACGATGTGTTTACTGAATTTATTAATCCGGCATCGCTTCGAACGGACGGAAATGTGAAAGTGCAGTTGCAGCAGTGTGTTATGGAATTAGTAGCATTTATTCAGCATGATTTATTACAAGAAATGCGTGCAACATCATTACGTCTTGAGAAATGGATAGACGAAACGATGAAGCGTGCTAAGAATGAAATTGTGGTGAGCTGTAAAGTAGAAAATGAATCAATTTCTATGAATGGAACAGTGGAATATGAATATAAAGATATTACACATAAAGAACCGTTCCCTTCAGTTGAAATAAAAGATTTCAAAAAAGCACTGGCACACTTTAAAAATGAGAAAAGCTTTTTTGAAAAGAATGACAAAGCTTTTATGCAAGAAGACGCTAAATCTGTATTAGAACCTCTCGTATCAAACTATGTAGCTGATGAAAAAGATTTATTTATTCATCATTATAAGCAAGAGTGGGATTTAAAATGGGACTTATTCCAAAAAGTGATGCAGCAAGATGTGATGAATTATTATGAAAGTGTATTATTTGCATTGGCTGCAACGATTGATGTATCACTGTATGAACAAAGTAAAGAACAATTGCAAAAGCAATTAGTAGAGATTGAAAAAGAAATTTATGTGATGTAG
- a CDS encoding type I methionyl aminopeptidase, with protein MITIKTKNEIDLMHESGKLLASCHREIAKIMKPGITTKGINTFVETYLEKHGATSEQKGYNGYPYAVCASVNDEMCHGFPNEIPLNEGDIVTIDMVVNLNGGLSDSAWTYIVGNVSDEAERLLLVAENALYKGIDQAVIGNRVGDIGYAIESYVANEGFSVARDFTGHGIGKKIHEEPAIFHFGKQGQGPELQEGMVITIEPIVNVGMRYCKVDLNGWTARTMDGKLSAQYEHTIVITKDGPIILTKL; from the coding sequence ATGATTACAATTAAAACGAAAAATGAAATAGATTTAATGCATGAATCTGGAAAGTTACTTGCTTCATGTCATAGAGAAATTGCAAAGATAATGAAACCAGGTATTACAACAAAAGGAATTAATACGTTTGTGGAAACGTATTTAGAAAAACATGGTGCAACGTCCGAGCAGAAAGGTTACAACGGATATCCTTATGCGGTATGTGCATCTGTAAACGATGAAATGTGTCATGGGTTTCCGAATGAGATTCCTTTAAACGAGGGTGATATTGTAACAATTGATATGGTAGTAAACTTAAATGGTGGTCTTTCAGATTCTGCTTGGACATATATAGTTGGAAATGTTTCTGATGAAGCAGAAAGACTATTGTTAGTAGCTGAAAATGCTTTGTATAAAGGAATTGATCAGGCGGTGATCGGTAATCGTGTAGGAGACATTGGCTATGCAATTGAGAGTTATGTAGCAAATGAAGGTTTTTCTGTCGCGAGAGACTTCACTGGACATGGGATTGGTAAAAAGATTCATGAAGAACCAGCAATTTTTCATTTTGGGAAGCAAGGTCAAGGGCCAGAGCTACAAGAAGGGATGGTAATTACGATTGAGCCGATTGTCAATGTAGGTATGCGATATTGTAAAGTAGATTTAAATGGATGGACTGCAAGAACGATGGATGGGAAATTATCAGCTCAATATGAGCATACAATTGTGATTACAAAAGATGGGCCAATCATTTTAACGAAGTTGTAA
- the mphL gene encoding macrolide 2'-phosphotransferase MphL has translation MTTLKVKQLANKKGLNILEDSIEINESGVDFQVAHVTEQNGDKWILRIPRRPESMRHALREKEALEIMKKHAAFQVPNWSIFSEELIAYKQLSGFPAATIDIEQQKYVWNFNEKNVPTEYYISLGKVLANVHSLSQQKFNNIGVEILTANELRTSMKQRMNRVKEQYHINQNLWDRWQAWLAEDSFWPSHVGVKHGDIHPGHILIDKKNNVTGLIDWTEVGIGDVSIDFTSHYLLFGKDGLTKLIHSYDNAGGKTWSRMDEHIIELLTTSSITVAEYAQVSGLKDMHEAAIHMLATEC, from the coding sequence ATGACTACACTTAAAGTGAAACAATTAGCAAATAAAAAAGGACTAAATATCTTAGAAGATTCAATAGAAATCAATGAATCTGGCGTTGACTTTCAAGTAGCGCACGTTACAGAACAAAACGGAGATAAATGGATACTAAGAATTCCTCGTAGACCAGAATCCATGAGACATGCCCTACGAGAAAAAGAAGCGTTAGAAATTATGAAAAAACATGCAGCATTCCAAGTTCCTAATTGGTCTATATTTTCTGAAGAACTAATTGCTTATAAACAACTAAGTGGCTTTCCTGCTGCTACTATCGATATAGAACAACAAAAATATGTATGGAACTTTAATGAAAAGAATGTACCAACCGAATACTATATTTCATTAGGAAAAGTTCTAGCGAATGTACATTCATTATCTCAGCAAAAATTTAATAATATAGGTGTTGAAATTCTTACTGCTAATGAATTAAGAACTTCTATGAAACAAAGGATGAATCGAGTGAAGGAACAATACCATATTAATCAAAACTTATGGGATCGTTGGCAAGCATGGCTAGCTGAAGATTCTTTTTGGCCATCTCACGTGGGAGTAAAGCATGGGGATATACATCCAGGTCATATTCTGATTGATAAGAAAAATAATGTAACTGGTTTAATTGATTGGACAGAAGTAGGGATAGGTGATGTATCTATAGATTTCACATCGCATTATCTACTCTTTGGGAAAGATGGATTAACAAAGTTAATTCACTCTTATGACAACGCTGGCGGTAAAACTTGGTCAAGAATGGACGAACATATTATCGAACTTCTAACAACAAGTAGCATCACTGTTGCTGAATACGCTCAAGTATCAGGTTTGAAAGACATGCATGAAGCAGCTATACACATGCTAGCAACTGAATGTTAA